In Solanum lycopersicum chromosome 3, SLM_r2.1, the genomic stretch ATATCTGTGCAAATCGTAGGCTAAAGACATTTATAACCAGGAATTTTATCTCCTCTACCCAAATATTAGTTGTCGACATTCGAGAGAGTATTGGACCAATGAGCTCTATGTCATCATCCTTGACTTCCCTCGCACTTACATCACCTCTTCACGTATCAAGAAAATGTCTTAGCTTACAGCCAGCTCGTAAGTGCTACCAACGATATGCTTTCAATAGTTATGGTAACATTACCCTTTTAATCCATGACCAATCAGCATCCCCTCATCTGTTTCCATCCAGTAATTTGAAATCCtgttgtagtgctattgcttcATCAAATGACGGAACAGTATCTATGATTAATTTTGAAGATGTGATGGAGAAAGACTGGTCATTTCTTGAGCATCCAGATTCCAGTGCAGAGCATAAGCAAAAAATTGATGAGATCATATCAGCAGGAGAGATAACAGAGACTTCCAAGGTTATGATTGCAATTAGTTCCGATGAATTTGTTGATAGAGTAGTTGAATCATCAATTTGCAAGCAACTACTTGTGGTTCATGACTCTCTTTTCATGTTAGCATGCATCAAGGAAAAATACGACAAGGTTATGTGTTGGCAAGGGGAAGTGATATATATACCAGAGAAGTGGACACCTTTTGATGTTGTTTTTCTCTACTTCCTTCCTGCATTGCCGTTTGAACTTGATCAAATTCTGGATGCACTAAGAAAATGTTGTTCGCCAGGTGAAATTCTATATAATTACTACATTTGATCTTATGTTTTCGTCAAGACTGAAAGTTGGTTTTATATGTTCAGGTGCAAGAGTTGTGATTAGTCATCCACAAGGCAGGCAAATGGTTGAAGAGCAACAGAAACAATATCCTGATGTGGTTGTCTCTAACTTGCCAGAAAAAATGCTGCTGCAAAATGTTGCTGCACACCATTCATTTGAAGTAGTCAAATTTGTAGATGAACCTGCTTTCTATCTTGCTATTCTCAAATTCATCAACCAATAGCATACTTCTCTACTTGTCTAGTCAGTATTGGCctgcttattattattattattattattattattattattattatcatagaTCTATCTTCGTAGCTTTTAAATGTTGTATAACTTATGTATTAATTAATACTATATGAATAACAATAACTTGCTTCTTTACTAGATACCAAACGAACCTTGAACGATTGATGGCTTGAAGTGAAAGCATGATTATAATCTCGTTATAACAACCAAATTCATgtaaatcaaatattttcttacacTCTCTAAAGATTTTAGAATCCTATAGTTTTAAGTGGGAAAAAAGTATTTGGAGAAGGAGAGGCAGGCATGAATTTTTGACAAATGtgaaatatgatgatgataaagCTGTCTAAACgtgtttttactttttagttgTTTTGTTGAAAAACAAGTTGAGTTCTTACATGTTTTtttggcataatgcataaacatgTCTTTTAACGTAGccttatttcatatttatttcctttaacTTTGattgtgcacaaatagacaattaaacttgtataaagttgaataaatagacACACGACTCATATGTGTCACAATACATGTAGGATATCACGTAGGACACAAATTTTATGCAGAATGTCTTGTAGGACGTTtcgtgtctatttgttcaattttatacaagtttaagtgtctacttgtgcataaGGCTAGGCAACGGACCGGGTTGTACCGGTACCGGTCCGGTACCATTCCGATTCGTTCCGATTCGTCCCGGAACGAAATGGGACACTATGAATCCGTGCATGGAACGAAACGAGACCGCGATTTGATATCTGTGTACCGGTTTATCCTGGATACGATTCGGTCTGGTGCCAGTCCGATTtcgataaattattatttattaattaatttatattatatatttataaattataatttatattttaatttaattttttaaaattacaaattcaacttatttaaattacaagttataaaaagtttaattataaactataatatattaacatgtaacaacttataaacttcaaaagatttcaaTCTTGAAAACTTAATTAGTCTTTAACTTGCTAActtaataagtaattttttttttaaaaaaatatcttgaaaataaactaagtaaaaaattacattataaatttaaaaaatattaatttaaacttaaaaaaataaaaaaaagattaatatttttgtaattcaaaaaatcattttttgaaataacttgATGTATCGTCCTGTTTATCTCATCCCGTTTTATTCCGATCCGTTCCAGTCCGTTCTGGTTCCATCCCGGTATATAGTGGGACGGACGGAATCGAGTATCTGTCTTGGTTCATCCTTGTACCCGTCAACGAACCGGTCAACTCGTCCCGTTCCGTTCCTGTACCGGTTCGTGCCGGTTCGGTGGTTTCGTTCTGGATCGTTGCCCAGCCTTACTTGTGCACATTTAAAGTTGGAGGACATAAATGTGAAACGAGATCAAGTAAAtagacatatttatgtattatgcctattttttaatgtttggtaagtaagaaaatattatccttaaaacatttatgtattatctAGCAAATCTCTATGGAGGCAGGTTGGGGTGGGGAGTGGTGGTTCATGGGTGGCATGAGGTGTGATGGTCAAGGGTGCAGATATGGGTTATTGGGTGGGTAGGGAGGATAACAAATTTGGAATGTCACTTATGCAATAATATTGTTATAGAGATGTATGATcgattaaatattattttagtggAGCAAAATTCacggataaaatattaattggCTGGTTTTATATACCTTCCAAAACTAAATTAATAGTCagtttaatcaaaattttaaaattatttgtttaatagAAGTGTTTAACAAAAATACCTTTGATAAGAATAATTTACGTTTGtctaa encodes the following:
- the LOC101264102 gene encoding uncharacterized protein isoform X2, coding for MSSMSSSLTSLALTSPLHVSRKCLSLQPAHVMEKDWSFLEHPDSSAEHKQKIDEIISAGEITETSKVMIAISSDEFVDRVVESSICKQLLVVHDSLFMLACIKEKYDKVMCWQGEVIYIPEKWTPFDVVFLYFLPALPFELDQILDALRKCCSPGARVVISHPQGRQMVEEQQKQYPDVVVSNLPEKMLLQNVAAHHSFEVVKFVDEPAFYLAILKFINQ
- the LOC101264102 gene encoding uncharacterized protein isoform X1, with protein sequence MSSMSSSLTSLALTSPLHVSRKCLSLQPARKCYQRYAFNSYGNITLLIHDQSASPHLFPSSNLKSCCSAIASSNDGTVSMINFEDVMEKDWSFLEHPDSSAEHKQKIDEIISAGEITETSKVMIAISSDEFVDRVVESSICKQLLVVHDSLFMLACIKEKYDKVMCWQGEVIYIPEKWTPFDVVFLYFLPALPFELDQILDALRKCCSPGARVVISHPQGRQMVEEQQKQYPDVVVSNLPEKMLLQNVAAHHSFEVVKFVDEPAFYLAILKFINQ
- the LOC101264102 gene encoding uncharacterized protein isoform X3 is translated as MINFEDVMEKDWSFLEHPDSSAEHKQKIDEIISAGEITETSKVMIAISSDEFVDRVVESSICKQLLVVHDSLFMLACIKEKYDKVMCWQGEVIYIPEKWTPFDVVFLYFLPALPFELDQILDALRKCCSPGARVVISHPQGRQMVEEQQKQYPDVVVSNLPEKMLLQNVAAHHSFEVVKFVDEPAFYLAILKFINQ